In Rahnella variigena, one DNA window encodes the following:
- a CDS encoding M55 family metallopeptidase — protein MKVFISADIEGIAGVMRPEQCSPGNADYDAARALMEGEVNAAIDGAFAGGAMEVTVADSHAMMQNLRADKIDPRARLVQGKPRGLSMVEGLQQQQYDGLMFVGYHTAAGENGVLAHTINGRAFYRVKLNGNVVGESDLYAAAGAELNVPLWLVTGDDHLETWIRRYYPESQYVCVKRAISANAAESDSPSIACAKIRKQATIAVSKPAPLTAARFSAPYHLELMTAKPVLADLFCLIPGVERLDAVTVGYHSPTVANIISLLSAFSYLATTQK, from the coding sequence ATGAAAGTGTTTATCTCTGCGGATATTGAAGGTATTGCAGGCGTAATGCGCCCGGAACAATGCAGCCCGGGCAACGCCGATTACGACGCTGCCCGTGCGCTGATGGAAGGGGAAGTCAACGCCGCCATCGACGGCGCATTTGCCGGTGGCGCGATGGAAGTCACCGTTGCCGACAGCCACGCGATGATGCAAAACCTGCGTGCCGATAAAATCGACCCGCGTGCCCGTCTGGTACAGGGCAAACCGCGCGGTTTGTCGATGGTCGAAGGGTTGCAGCAACAGCAATACGACGGCCTGATGTTTGTCGGCTATCACACTGCCGCGGGCGAAAACGGCGTACTGGCGCATACCATCAATGGCCGCGCCTTTTACCGCGTTAAACTCAACGGCAACGTGGTCGGCGAAAGCGACTTATATGCCGCTGCCGGTGCGGAACTTAACGTTCCATTGTGGCTGGTCACCGGCGACGATCACCTCGAAACCTGGATCCGCCGTTATTACCCTGAATCGCAATATGTCTGCGTCAAACGGGCGATTTCCGCCAATGCGGCCGAGTCCGACAGCCCGTCTATCGCCTGTGCAAAAATCCGCAAACAGGCGACGATTGCGGTCAGCAAACCTGCACCGCTCACCGCCGCAAGATTCAGCGCGCCTTATCATCTTGAGCTGATGACCGCCAAACCGGTACTGGCAGATTTATTCTGTCTGATCCCGGGCGTTGAGCGTCTTGATGCGGTCACTGTCGGTTATCACAGCCCGACCGTCGCCAACATTATCAGCCTGTTAAGTGCCTTCTCGTACTTAGCGACCACGCAGAAATAG
- a CDS encoding DmpA family aminopeptidase, producing the protein MPPQQHEDEFQQQALSALLQRWRTSRQIFRPRFPCGATNSLTDVSGVTVGHSTLAAGDVQTGVTAIVPPGDNLYEKPLPCGVAVLNGFGKPMGLIQVMELGELQTPVLLSNTFATGTLFNAMVKRSCQQFPQIGRPDSTINPVILECNDFYLNDIQAMAVSEDDALTALDGATKTFARGSVGAGRGMSCFGLKGGIGTASRWCETLNATLGVLVLANFGKLSELTLDGVRAGDAIAQIQTQLAPQVDAGSIIIVMACDRYLDSRQLGRIAKRAGAGLGRLGSYWGHGSGDIALAFSTQRDGVTLPDAELEPLLALAADATEHAIIDALLSAETVCGFDGHYRLGLSEVLDNLAN; encoded by the coding sequence ATGCCTCCGCAACAACATGAAGATGAATTTCAGCAGCAGGCGCTGTCTGCTTTGCTGCAACGCTGGCGCACGTCGCGCCAGATTTTTCGCCCGCGTTTCCCGTGCGGAGCCACCAACTCTCTGACTGATGTGTCCGGCGTGACTGTCGGACACAGCACGCTGGCCGCCGGAGATGTGCAGACCGGCGTCACCGCCATCGTGCCGCCGGGCGATAATCTGTATGAAAAACCGCTGCCGTGCGGCGTGGCGGTGTTAAACGGTTTCGGTAAACCGATGGGGCTGATTCAGGTGATGGAACTGGGCGAACTGCAAACGCCGGTGCTGCTCAGCAATACCTTCGCCACTGGCACATTATTCAACGCGATGGTGAAACGCAGCTGCCAGCAATTCCCGCAAATTGGCCGCCCGGACTCCACCATCAATCCGGTCATCCTTGAGTGCAACGATTTCTATTTAAACGATATTCAGGCGATGGCTGTCAGTGAAGACGATGCGCTGACCGCACTCGACGGCGCGACAAAAACCTTCGCCCGTGGCAGCGTGGGTGCCGGACGGGGCATGAGTTGTTTCGGGTTAAAAGGTGGCATCGGTACGGCCTCACGCTGGTGCGAAACGCTAAACGCGACATTAGGCGTACTGGTGCTGGCGAACTTTGGCAAACTCTCTGAACTGACCCTCGACGGCGTACGTGCCGGAGATGCCATCGCCCAAATCCAGACGCAACTGGCCCCGCAGGTAGATGCGGGTTCGATCATTATTGTGATGGCCTGCGACCGTTATCTCGACAGCCGCCAGCTCGGACGCATCGCTAAACGCGCCGGTGCCGGGTTAGGCCGTCTCGGCAGTTACTGGGGCCACGGTTCAGGGGATATCGCGCTGGCGTTTTCCACCCAACGTGACGGTGTCACATTACCGGATGCCGAACTTGAGCCTTTGCTGGCGCTGGCGGCAGATGCTACAGAACACGCTATTATTGATGCCTTACTGAGTGCAGAAACCGTCTGCGGATTCGACGGACATTACCGGCTGGGGTTGAGTGAAGTATTAGATAATCTGGCGAACTAG
- a CDS encoding ABC transporter permease subunit: MTDPVSVLEETTPAAVASQNDDIRSPWYDFFHTFLRHPMALVSGGFILLLVLVAIFAPWLAPFDPMTPDWMALGVGPTPEHWFGTDDLGRDVLSRIIYGARISLYVGIFSVTLGMIAGVLLGLLAGYYGRWLDMLIMRGSDVLFAFPGMLLAIAVVAILGPGLNNVIIAVAVFSVPVFARIVRAATLSIKQSAYVEAVRCVGAPDRVVILRHILPGTLSNVIVYFTMRIGTSILTAASLSFIGLGPEPDVPEWGNILAMSRNMMMAGKWNVSVFPGLAIFLTVLAFNLLGDALRDTLDPKLKK, from the coding sequence ATGACCGATCCTGTCTCTGTGCTGGAAGAAACCACACCGGCTGCGGTAGCCTCGCAAAACGATGATATCCGTTCGCCGTGGTACGACTTTTTCCACACGTTTCTTCGCCATCCGATGGCGCTGGTGTCCGGCGGATTTATCCTGCTGCTGGTGCTTGTGGCGATATTCGCGCCGTGGCTGGCACCTTTTGACCCGATGACGCCGGACTGGATGGCGCTGGGTGTCGGCCCCACGCCGGAGCACTGGTTTGGCACCGACGATTTGGGACGAGATGTTCTCAGCCGCATCATCTATGGCGCGCGCATATCCCTTTATGTTGGCATTTTCTCCGTGACGCTCGGCATGATCGCCGGTGTATTGCTCGGACTGCTGGCCGGATATTATGGCCGCTGGCTCGACATGCTGATCATGCGCGGTTCCGACGTCTTGTTCGCTTTTCCGGGCATGTTGCTGGCAATCGCCGTCGTGGCTATTCTTGGTCCGGGGCTGAACAACGTGATCATCGCGGTCGCGGTATTCAGCGTGCCGGTATTTGCCCGCATCGTGCGCGCCGCCACGTTATCGATCAAACAAAGTGCCTATGTCGAAGCGGTTCGCTGCGTCGGCGCGCCGGACAGGGTGGTGATTTTACGCCATATCCTGCCGGGTACGCTGTCGAACGTGATCGTCTATTTCACCATGCGTATCGGTACCAGTATTCTGACAGCCGCCAGCCTGAGTTTTATCGGTCTGGGGCCGGAACCGGACGTGCCGGAGTGGGGCAATATTCTGGCGATGAGCCGCAATATGATGATGGCGGGCAAATGGAACGTCAGCGTGTTCCCGGGGCTGGCGATATTCCTCACGGTTCTGGCATTTAATCTGCTCGGCGACGCGCTGCGGGATACGCTGGATCCTAAACTGAAAAAGTAA
- a CDS encoding ABC transporter permease subunit produces MLTYFIRRILEMIPVLLVVSLLVFGFIKLLPGDPARIYAGQDAPIEAVESARQLLGLNDPLPAQYWHWLNGMVHGDLGTTYRTRQPVLSVIESGFMPTLLLALAGFAWSVVLGLVIGVVSALKRGKWQDWTLMSMAVGGISMPPFWLGLLLIQFVAMPFGIFAVSGFNSPADIILPAITLGSSVAAVMARFTRSAFLDVAQEDYVRTANAKGLRARLVTWKHIMRNALIPIITMLGLQFGFLLGGSIIVESVFSWPGLGWLLIESIKTQDQPVIQALVMLFVFEFILINLLVDLLYAVVNPAIRLR; encoded by the coding sequence ATGCTGACCTATTTTATCCGCCGGATACTGGAAATGATCCCCGTTTTACTGGTGGTATCGTTGCTGGTTTTCGGCTTTATCAAGCTGCTGCCGGGTGACCCTGCGCGTATTTACGCCGGACAGGATGCGCCGATTGAGGCGGTTGAGTCAGCACGGCAACTGCTTGGCCTTAACGATCCGCTGCCCGCGCAGTACTGGCACTGGCTAAACGGTATGGTTCACGGCGATCTGGGCACGACGTATCGCACGCGTCAGCCGGTGTTAAGTGTGATTGAAAGCGGTTTTATGCCAACGCTGTTGCTGGCGCTGGCGGGCTTTGCGTGGTCGGTGGTGCTCGGCCTGGTGATTGGCGTGGTGTCAGCGCTCAAACGCGGAAAATGGCAGGACTGGACACTGATGAGCATGGCGGTCGGTGGAATTTCCATGCCGCCGTTCTGGCTCGGGTTATTGCTGATCCAGTTTGTCGCCATGCCGTTCGGGATCTTCGCCGTCAGCGGCTTTAATTCGCCCGCTGACATTATCTTACCGGCGATCACCCTCGGTTCCTCGGTGGCGGCAGTGATGGCGCGCTTCACCCGCTCGGCCTTTCTCGACGTGGCGCAGGAAGATTACGTGCGCACCGCCAACGCCAAAGGATTACGTGCGCGGCTGGTGACGTGGAAACACATCATGCGTAATGCGTTGATCCCGATTATCACCATGCTTGGCTTGCAGTTTGGTTTTTTGCTCGGTGGCTCAATTATCGTCGAAAGTGTGTTCAGCTGGCCGGGGCTCGGCTGGCTACTGATTGAATCCATCAAGACGCAGGATCAGCCGGTCATTCAGGCGCTGGTGATGCTGTTCGTGTTTGAATTTATTCTGATAAATCTGCTGGTTGACCTGCTTTATGCGGTGGTCAATCCGGCAATCCGTCTGCGTTAG
- a CDS encoding glutathione ABC transporter substrate-binding protein — protein sequence MHSTLLRKSLLAAGLALCFAASAQAKDLRISMYADATGFDPHDTTDTLSYSIQSGIFERLFQFDSKMAVVPVLATDYTSNSDATEFTINLRHDVTFQDGKLFNADAVKANLDRLANPASHLKRNSLFSMIKSVEAVSPYQVKITLNKPFGAMINTLAHPSAVMHSPASLKQYPNEQDLSVHPVGTGPFKFVEWQQGKDVKLVKYDNYWQKGWPKVDSVTLYPTPEDSTQVAKLKSGGVDAVYPLPSDLVDTVKSDPKLDIAQDPGIYLYYIAFNTQKKEFSDVRVRQAINYAIDRNLWLKVGFAGLGSPSTSPLPKNVQFYQKQTTPDYSYNIAKAKALMKEAGYEKGFDVEMWSSNKTDRIRSAQFLKQQLSLIGVRVKLVPMDSGTLTQRLWSTPKPAEAKVEMYYGAWSASTGDADWALRPLFATESWIPSAYNVSYYSNKQVDAAITAGLQTADVEKRKAAYADAQKLLWADAPVAYLGVPDNLVGKSKDLSGVYMLADGSLIFNQAQFK from the coding sequence ATGCATTCGACTTTACTGCGTAAGAGCCTGCTTGCCGCCGGACTGGCGCTTTGCTTTGCGGCGTCTGCTCAGGCCAAAGATTTGCGTATTTCCATGTATGCGGACGCGACTGGTTTCGACCCGCACGACACCACCGATACGCTGAGTTATTCCATTCAGAGCGGCATCTTTGAACGCCTGTTCCAGTTCGACAGCAAGATGGCCGTCGTGCCGGTGCTGGCGACCGATTACACCAGCAACAGTGATGCCACCGAATTCACCATCAATCTGCGCCACGACGTGACCTTCCAGGACGGTAAGCTCTTCAACGCCGACGCGGTCAAAGCTAACCTTGATCGTCTGGCTAATCCGGCCAGTCACCTGAAACGTAACTCGCTGTTCAGCATGATTAAATCCGTTGAAGCCGTCAGCCCGTACCAGGTGAAAATCACCCTCAACAAACCGTTCGGCGCGATGATCAACACCCTCGCGCATCCTTCAGCGGTCATGCACAGCCCGGCATCCCTGAAACAATATCCGAATGAGCAGGATCTGAGTGTGCATCCGGTCGGCACCGGCCCGTTCAAGTTTGTGGAATGGCAGCAGGGTAAAGACGTCAAGCTGGTGAAATATGACAACTACTGGCAGAAAGGCTGGCCGAAAGTGGATTCCGTCACGCTGTATCCGACGCCGGAAGATTCCACACAGGTGGCAAAACTGAAATCTGGCGGCGTGGATGCGGTCTATCCGTTGCCATCCGATCTGGTGGATACGGTGAAAAGCGATCCGAAGCTGGATATCGCGCAGGATCCGGGCATCTATCTGTATTACATCGCCTTTAATACGCAGAAAAAAGAGTTCTCGGATGTGCGCGTCCGTCAGGCGATTAACTACGCCATCGACCGCAATCTGTGGCTGAAAGTCGGTTTCGCCGGTCTGGGATCGCCGTCCACTTCGCCGCTGCCGAAAAATGTCCAGTTCTATCAGAAACAAACCACGCCGGATTACAGCTATAACATTGCCAAAGCCAAAGCGCTGATGAAAGAAGCCGGATATGAAAAGGGCTTTGACGTTGAAATGTGGAGCTCGAACAAGACCGACCGTATCCGCAGCGCGCAGTTCCTGAAACAACAGCTTTCCCTGATTGGCGTGCGCGTGAAACTGGTGCCGATGGATTCCGGTACGCTGACTCAGCGTCTGTGGAGCACGCCGAAACCGGCAGAGGCGAAAGTAGAAATGTATTACGGCGCCTGGTCGGCCTCGACAGGTGATGCAGACTGGGCGTTGCGTCCGCTGTTCGCCACCGAATCCTGGATCCCGTCGGCCTATAACGTCTCTTATTACAGTAACAAACAGGTGGATGCGGCGATCACCGCTGGTCTGCAAACCGCTGACGTCGAAAAACGCAAGGCGGCGTATGCCGATGCCCAAAAATTGTTGTGGGCGGATGCACCGGTGGCCTATCTCGGTGTACCGGACAATCTGGTTGGCAAAAGCAAAGACCTTTCCGGCGTCTACATGCTGGCCGACGGCTCGCTGATTTTTAATCAGGCACAGTTTAAATAA
- a CDS encoding ABC transporter ATP-binding protein, which translates to MTVPILQINDLSVTFSGRQGKTQALKGVSFSVNKGEVVAVVGESGSGKSVTSLSVMGLLPDSAHIDAGSIEFFGRNGTRHALTSMSAESRRKLRGQEMSMIFQEPMTSLNPVLRVGDQLTEGLLDHGIASKATALNKARELLKQVRIPDVERILRCYPHELSGGMRQRVMIAQALACDPALLIADEPTTALDVTVQARILQILRDLQQGTEMSVLFITHDMGVVAEIADRVVVMYQGKVVEQGSVTEIFANAQHPYTRALLAAVPKLGDMQGLKWPRRFPLLAAKTGQNISPEKQSVAGDLPHISPAEDDQKTANYAAPPLLDVRGLLVCYPIRSGVLSRVTKEVHAVEQIDFSIWPGETLALVGESGCGKSTTGRAILRLVGSESESIHLEGKEITLMRDTPFQAVRRQIQMVFQDPYASLNPRLTVGFSIAEPLLLHGLKKSLADATPVVNQLLKSVGLEPSHARRYPHEFSGGQRQRIAIARAMALQPQVIIADEAVSALDVSIQAQVVNLMMDLQRDTGVAWLFISHDMAVVERIANRVAVMYSGQIVEIGPRDSVFSNPQHPYTRRLLSSVPVADPTQRALRQFDDVEVKSPVHPAGVQIEKLKYSRVSEHHWVAQG; encoded by the coding sequence ATGACAGTGCCCATTTTGCAGATTAACGATTTGTCGGTGACGTTTTCCGGCCGGCAAGGCAAAACGCAGGCGCTGAAAGGCGTTTCCTTCTCGGTGAATAAAGGTGAAGTGGTGGCGGTGGTCGGCGAAAGCGGATCAGGTAAGTCCGTCACCTCACTGAGCGTCATGGGGCTGCTGCCGGATTCGGCGCACATTGACGCGGGCAGTATCGAATTTTTTGGCCGTAACGGCACGCGTCATGCGCTGACGTCGATGTCCGCAGAATCACGCCGGAAGCTGCGCGGCCAGGAAATGTCGATGATCTTTCAGGAGCCGATGACCTCGCTCAATCCGGTGCTGCGCGTTGGCGATCAGCTGACCGAAGGGCTGCTGGATCATGGCATCGCCAGTAAAGCCACGGCGCTGAATAAAGCCCGTGAATTGCTGAAACAGGTTCGTATTCCTGACGTCGAACGCATCCTCAGATGTTATCCGCATGAACTCTCCGGCGGCATGCGTCAGCGGGTGATGATTGCGCAGGCGCTGGCCTGTGATCCGGCATTGCTGATTGCCGACGAACCGACAACCGCGCTGGATGTCACGGTGCAGGCGCGCATTCTGCAAATTCTGCGCGACCTGCAACAGGGCACCGAGATGTCGGTTCTGTTCATTACGCATGACATGGGCGTGGTGGCGGAAATCGCCGATCGTGTGGTGGTGATGTATCAGGGCAAAGTGGTGGAGCAGGGCAGCGTGACCGAGATTTTCGCCAACGCCCAGCATCCGTATACCCGCGCATTGCTGGCCGCCGTACCGAAACTGGGTGATATGCAGGGGCTGAAATGGCCGCGTCGCTTCCCGCTGTTAGCCGCCAAAACCGGTCAAAATATTTCGCCCGAAAAGCAATCGGTTGCAGGTGATCTGCCTCACATTTCGCCAGCGGAAGACGACCAGAAAACCGCTAATTACGCTGCGCCACCGCTGCTCGACGTGCGCGGGTTGCTCGTCTGCTATCCGATCCGTTCCGGCGTATTGTCACGCGTGACCAAAGAAGTCCATGCCGTTGAGCAAATTGATTTCTCCATCTGGCCGGGCGAAACGCTGGCGCTGGTGGGCGAGAGTGGCTGCGGTAAATCCACCACAGGCCGCGCAATCTTACGGCTGGTGGGCAGCGAATCCGAAAGTATTCATCTTGAAGGCAAAGAAATTACCCTGATGCGCGACACGCCGTTTCAGGCGGTGCGCCGTCAGATCCAGATGGTGTTTCAGGATCCCTACGCTTCACTCAATCCGCGTCTGACCGTCGGCTTTTCCATTGCCGAACCCTTGTTACTGCACGGCCTGAAAAAATCACTGGCTGATGCCACGCCGGTAGTGAATCAGTTACTGAAAAGCGTCGGTCTTGAACCTTCCCATGCGCGGCGTTATCCGCACGAATTCTCCGGCGGACAGCGTCAGCGTATCGCCATTGCCCGCGCGATGGCGTTGCAGCCGCAGGTGATTATTGCTGACGAAGCGGTGTCGGCGCTGGATGTGTCGATTCAGGCGCAGGTAGTCAACCTGATGATGGATTTACAGCGCGATACCGGCGTGGCGTGGTTGTTTATTTCCCACGACATGGCCGTCGTGGAGCGTATCGCCAACCGCGTAGCGGTGATGTACAGCGGGCAGATTGTGGAGATTGGTCCCCGTGACTCTGTATTTAGCAACCCTCAACATCCCTATACCCGACGCCTGCTCAGTTCGGTGCCGGTGGCGGATCCGACGCAGCGTGCGTTGCGTCAGTTCGATGATGTGGAAGTGAAATCGCCGGTGCATCCGGCGGGTGTACAGATAGAAAAACTCAAATATTCCCGCGTCAGTGAACATCACTGGGTCGCACAGGGATAA
- the dgcA gene encoding N-acetyl-D-Glu racemase DgcA, producing MTQMTFQSVELPLAKPFAISRGTRTAVTVVRVSLTDGEFTAVGECTPTARYQESPQSVCEQLELIRPQVEQGLSRDALQQALPMGSARNALDCAMWRLDAAKQGKDLWQLLDMPKPVSVITAETLSLDLLENMAKAAEVAVAGGAQLLKIKLDREQIIEKVAAIRAAAPHATLVVDANEAWSGLDLGSVFEALHELNVAMIEQPLPAGNDHDLVRCLHPIPVCADESCHERADIEGLRDRYEMINIKLDKCGGLTEALAMTGVARQFGLRIMVGCMLGSSIAMEAALPVAVQAERVDLDGPIWLSQDAEPALRYENGEVWL from the coding sequence ATGACTCAGATGACTTTCCAGTCCGTCGAACTGCCGCTGGCAAAGCCGTTTGCGATTTCCCGTGGTACACGCACCGCTGTCACGGTGGTGCGCGTTTCCCTGACCGACGGCGAATTTACCGCCGTCGGAGAATGCACGCCGACCGCCCGTTATCAGGAATCGCCACAAAGCGTGTGCGAACAACTTGAGCTTATCCGCCCGCAGGTGGAACAGGGACTGAGCCGCGACGCATTACAGCAGGCGTTGCCAATGGGATCGGCGCGTAATGCCCTCGATTGTGCAATGTGGCGTCTTGATGCGGCAAAACAGGGCAAAGACCTGTGGCAACTGCTTGATATGCCGAAGCCTGTTTCCGTGATTACCGCGGAAACGCTGAGCCTGGATCTGCTGGAAAACATGGCGAAAGCGGCAGAAGTGGCCGTTGCCGGTGGCGCGCAGTTGCTGAAAATCAAACTCGACCGCGAGCAGATAATAGAGAAAGTGGCGGCAATCCGCGCCGCTGCGCCACACGCCACGCTGGTGGTAGACGCGAATGAGGCCTGGTCGGGTTTAGATCTCGGCAGTGTGTTTGAGGCGCTGCATGAATTGAACGTGGCGATGATCGAACAGCCACTTCCTGCCGGTAATGACCACGATCTGGTGCGTTGTTTGCATCCCATTCCTGTCTGCGCCGACGAAAGCTGTCATGAGCGTGCCGATATTGAAGGGCTGCGCGACCGCTACGAGATGATCAACATCAAGCTCGACAAGTGCGGTGGCCTGACAGAAGCGCTGGCGATGACCGGCGTGGCGCGGCAGTTCGGTTTGCGGATTATGGTCGGTTGCATGCTCGGTTCTTCCATCGCCATGGAAGCCGCGCTGCCGGTGGCGGTGCAGGCGGAACGTGTCGATCTCGACGGGCCAATCTGGCTGTCGCAGGATGCCGAACCGGCATTACGTTATGAAAACGGTGAAGTCTGGCTTTAA
- the dgcN gene encoding N-acetyltransferase DgcN, with protein sequence MQQIPKPYLLFLGDVMDPLAAKTARGIHVWRPEACVGQIRLATDSVSLGLPELDIETAKAQGAKTMVLGTANSGGKLPTHWLDSIKAAIRAGLNVANGLHQGLNDIPELVELAKEHHVALFDVRHMQPELDTGTGRKRSGKRILTVGTDCSVGKMYTSLALEAAMRELDLKADFRATGQTGVLVAGAGIAIDAVIADFISGAVEALSPANDDDHWDIIEGQGSLYHPSFAGVSMGLIHGAQAHLLVMCHELGRPHMRHLPHQFMPTLRQCLDTNLAAARLTSPDVKIAGFSLNTSAVSEEEAKIALAEISEEFGVPATDPVRFGIKNIAQWIKDNG encoded by the coding sequence ATGCAGCAAATTCCAAAGCCGTATCTTTTATTCCTTGGTGATGTGATGGATCCGCTGGCCGCGAAAACCGCGCGCGGCATTCACGTCTGGCGTCCTGAAGCCTGCGTCGGGCAAATTCGTCTGGCGACGGATTCGGTGTCACTGGGATTGCCCGAACTCGACATCGAAACGGCCAAAGCGCAGGGCGCGAAAACCATGGTGCTGGGCACCGCGAACTCTGGCGGTAAATTACCGACACACTGGCTGGATTCGATCAAAGCGGCGATCCGCGCCGGGCTTAACGTCGCTAACGGCCTGCATCAGGGGCTGAACGACATTCCTGAACTGGTCGAGCTGGCTAAAGAGCATCACGTAGCGCTGTTTGACGTGCGTCACATGCAACCGGAACTCGATACCGGCACCGGCAGAAAACGCAGCGGCAAACGCATTCTCACCGTCGGCACCGACTGCTCAGTCGGCAAAATGTACACCTCGCTGGCGCTGGAAGCGGCCATGCGTGAACTGGATTTAAAAGCCGATTTCCGCGCAACCGGTCAGACCGGTGTGCTGGTGGCGGGGGCGGGCATTGCGATTGATGCGGTGATTGCCGATTTTATTTCCGGCGCGGTTGAAGCGCTGTCTCCGGCCAATGACGACGATCACTGGGACATCATCGAAGGTCAGGGCTCGCTGTATCACCCGTCTTTTGCCGGTGTCAGTATGGGGCTTATCCACGGCGCGCAGGCGCATTTATTGGTGATGTGTCATGAGCTTGGTCGCCCGCATATGCGTCATCTGCCACACCAGTTTATGCCAACGCTGCGTCAGTGCCTTGATACCAATCTGGCGGCTGCCAGGCTCACCAGCCCGGATGTCAAAATCGCCGGTTTCTCGCTGAATACGTCGGCGGTCAGTGAAGAAGAAGCGAAAATCGCGCTGGCTGAAATCAGCGAAGAATTCGGCGTGCCTGCCACTGACCCGGTGCGTTTTGGCATCAAAAATATCGCGCAATGGATTAAGGACAACGGCTGA